The DNA segment ATGGAGCGTTTCCCGCATGTGCCGCGGGAAGCCGTCTTCAAGGAGGATCTGCTCCGGGGCGGCGTCGCGTTCGACCCGTCCGCGCTCAGTGACAACGAGAACGGCGAGGTCAAGCCGAAGTCGTACTTCATCTTCTCCTTCGACCACGGCACCCTGCCCGAGCTGGGCGAGGCCGCGCTGCGCCGGCCGCCGGAGGAGATCATCCTCACCGGCGGCCCGTACGGCCTGCGCCGTACGGTGGTCTCCGTTCGGGTGAATCCCGCCTCGCCGTACCGGGTCGCCGCCGACGACGAGGGGCAGCTCGGCCTCTACCTCGACGGCAAGCGGATCGCCGACGTCGGCGTGCCGCCCATGCCGGAGTACTACCGGCACACCCTGTCCAACGGGAAGTCCGTCATGGAGGTCGCCCCCACCATCCAGTGGGGCTACCTGATCTACCTGACCGTCTTCCGGGTCTGCCAGTACTTCGGCGCCAAGGAGGAGTGCCAGTACTGCGACATCAACCACAACTGGCGCCAGCACAAGGCGGCGGGGCGGCCCTACACCGGGGTGAAGGACGTCGAGGAGGTCCTCGAAGCCCTGGAGATCATCGACCGGTACGACACCCAGAAGGCGTCCACCGCCTACACGCTGACCGGCGGCGCGATCACCAAGACGGTCGCGGGCCGGGACGAG comes from the Streptomyces sp. NBC_00820 genome and includes:
- a CDS encoding radical SAM protein produces the protein MGSRTALVEDLMERFPHVPREAVFKEDLLRGGVAFDPSALSDNENGEVKPKSYFIFSFDHGTLPELGEAALRRPPEEIILTGGPYGLRRTVVSVRVNPASPYRVAADDEGQLGLYLDGKRIADVGVPPMPEYYRHTLSNGKSVMEVAPTIQWGYLIYLTVFRVCQYFGAKEECQYCDINHNWRQHKAAGRPYTGVKDVEEVLEALEIIDRYDTQKASTAYTLTGGAITKTVAGRDEADFYGHYAKAIEERFPGRWIGKVVAQALPKADVQRFKDYGVQIYHPNFEVWDRRLFELYCPGKERYVGRDEWHKRILDSAEIFGARNVIPNFVAGVEMAEPFGFTTVDEAIASTTEGLRFFMSQGITPRFTTWCPEPTTPLGKANPQGAPLEYHIRLLEAYRATMDEFGLTSPPGYGEPGPGRAVFSVSSFMDSLPAVEPVEA